In Paenibacillus hexagrammi, the following are encoded in one genomic region:
- a CDS encoding four-carbon acid sugar kinase family protein, with the protein MKVAVIADDFTGAGDAGVQFAKHGMHVSVLFQLTAGLDKLTGRDVLVLDTDSRSLDAKSAYIRTAMASLKAQAFGADVVLKKIDSTLRGNIGAELDALYDTIRPDFIIIAPAYPEMGRLVRQGMLYVNGIPLQDTEFARDPKTPVIEPYIPDLLRKQTKRSVEIIPSAIMEEGKGALVSFLQNGESRGVRYLVADSAEDSDLKRLVAFMVETDYTVVWAGSAGLADHLSSHLCGHFSVDLPISRPSETLVPEKIAEPILTVVGSVSSRSRCQLDILLQLPHIQGVKAESYRLLTGHPDREREIMNAVEQADLALRQNVHTVLYSSGEDEDIRIAQEVGSEYELNDQQVSDEIACALGEVVSRLIKRVRIGGIVLTGGDTARHIGNSLRIHEFRLYDEVERGIPAGLIVMDQPLPAVTKAGGFGSDHALVKALELLHRGMGMR; encoded by the coding sequence TTTTTCAACTTACAGCAGGCTTGGATAAGCTAACCGGTAGAGATGTGCTTGTCCTTGATACCGACAGCCGTTCGCTAGACGCCAAATCCGCTTACATCCGAACTGCAATGGCGTCACTGAAAGCTCAAGCTTTTGGAGCAGATGTTGTGCTAAAAAAAATAGACTCCACTCTGCGCGGAAATATAGGGGCGGAGCTCGACGCTCTATATGATACAATTCGTCCCGATTTTATTATCATTGCACCTGCCTACCCTGAAATGGGCAGGCTTGTTCGTCAAGGAATGCTCTACGTGAATGGTATACCGCTGCAAGATACGGAGTTCGCCCGCGACCCGAAAACACCGGTAATCGAACCGTACATTCCCGATTTGCTGCGCAAGCAGACGAAGCGCTCAGTCGAAATCATTCCTTCTGCCATTATGGAGGAAGGGAAAGGTGCATTGGTTTCGTTCTTGCAAAACGGCGAATCACGAGGGGTCCGCTACTTGGTTGCAGATTCGGCTGAAGATAGCGATCTGAAGCGTCTAGTCGCTTTCATGGTAGAGACGGATTATACAGTCGTATGGGCGGGTTCAGCCGGTTTAGCCGATCATTTGTCTAGTCATTTGTGCGGCCATTTCTCCGTGGATCTTCCTATCTCACGGCCAAGTGAAACGCTTGTACCTGAAAAAATCGCTGAACCGATTCTTACCGTCGTCGGCAGCGTTAGCTCTCGTTCACGCTGTCAATTGGACATTCTGTTGCAGCTTCCGCATATTCAGGGTGTAAAAGCAGAATCTTACCGGCTCCTAACCGGACACCCCGATCGGGAAAGAGAAATCATGAATGCGGTAGAGCAAGCAGATCTGGCTTTACGCCAAAATGTTCATACGGTGCTCTATTCATCTGGAGAAGATGAAGATATTCGGATTGCTCAAGAGGTCGGCAGCGAATATGAGTTGAATGATCAGCAAGTCAGTGACGAGATTGCGTGCGCATTGGGAGAAGTCGTCTCTCGATTGATCAAACGAGTCCGAATTGGAGGGATTGTTTTGACCGGAGGCGATACCGCCAGGCATATAGGAAACTCTCTGCGAATCCATGAATTCCGATTGTACGACGAGGTGGAAAGAGGCATTCCGGCCGGTCTGATCGTGATGGATCAGCCGCTGCCCGCGGTTACGAAGGCGGGAGGCTTTGGTTCCGATCATGCACTGGTGAAAGCTCTGGAATTATTACATAGAGGGATGGGTATGAGATGA